A stretch of the Bacillus sp. FJAT-18017 genome encodes the following:
- a CDS encoding YrrS family protein, which yields MEQDYTQSTRSRYRAKRKKTNLILNSLIVIVIIAILAVGYSIFAGGNDASPKPQVQPETSASNGTGGSGQKENPAGESSKEDEQEADEEEADEQESENEDAEPVVTEGGSSPNVKRTIENPAWKPVGTQQTGEHEVVTDDSSQDWQEMLDALSYAIETDKNSMTVWWLERDKSNEGAAIGTVSAKGSDQAYRVYIQWVDGQGYKPVKVEELIENDKKS from the coding sequence ATGGAACAGGATTACACTCAAAGTACACGTTCACGTTATCGTGCAAAAAGAAAAAAAACTAATCTTATTTTAAATAGCTTAATTGTTATTGTAATCATTGCTATTTTAGCTGTCGGGTACTCGATTTTTGCGGGAGGAAATGATGCATCTCCAAAGCCGCAAGTTCAACCGGAAACTAGTGCTTCAAATGGGACCGGCGGATCCGGGCAGAAAGAAAATCCTGCCGGAGAATCTTCTAAAGAAGATGAGCAGGAAGCTGATGAAGAAGAAGCGGATGAGCAGGAGTCCGAGAATGAAGATGCAGAACCAGTTGTTACTGAAGGCGGAAGCTCTCCCAATGTGAAGAGAACAATTGAAAATCCAGCCTGGAAACCTGTTGGAACACAGCAGACAGGGGAACATGAAGTAGTGACAGATGATAGCTCACAGGACTGGCAGGAAATGCTTGATGCCCTTTCTTATGCGATTGAAACGGATAAGAATTCAATGACAGTCTGGTGGCTTGAGCGAGATAAAAGTAACGAGGGTGCCGCAATTGGCACTGTGAGCGCAAAAGGAAGCGATCAGGCCTATAGGGTATATATCCAATGGGTAGACGGCCAAGGGTATAAACCTGTAAAAGTTGAAGAATTAATAGAAAACGATAAGAAATCATAG
- a CDS encoding DUF2536 family protein: MNLHFDLLEDKIEFFEATNIKTLESKIASQIEVNKAIMLHVQSVNYQMHVNENGQTYFTAAVHFKLKKL; the protein is encoded by the coding sequence ATGAATCTGCATTTTGACCTACTTGAGGATAAAATTGAATTTTTTGAGGCAACTAATATAAAAACACTGGAAAGTAAAATTGCTTCCCAAATTGAAGTGAACAAAGCAATTATGCTCCATGTCCAATCTGTTAACTATCAGATGCATGTAAATGAAAACGGCCAAACGTATTTTACTGCTGCCGTTCACTTCAAGTTAAAAAAACTCTAA
- a CDS encoding class I SAM-dependent methyltransferase yields MGREFLDLFEVWADSYDETVDGHDKEYKEVFRNYEGILEEVASRSVGHVAEFGVGTGNLTKRILEKGLKVTGIEPSPAMRKIALDKLAGKVKIVDGDFLNFEGVEKPDTFVSTYAFHHLTDEEKAKAVALYGKILPVGGKIVFADTMYESKEAFEAAILDAKEKGYYNLAEDLQREYYTTIPILKSILEDNGFDTQFSRCNEFVWLMEGVKIKK; encoded by the coding sequence ATGGGCAGAGAATTTCTTGATTTATTTGAGGTGTGGGCAGATTCGTATGATGAAACTGTAGATGGCCATGACAAAGAGTATAAAGAGGTATTCCGGAATTATGAGGGCATCCTTGAGGAGGTTGCATCCCGGTCAGTTGGCCATGTGGCGGAATTTGGTGTAGGGACGGGTAATCTTACAAAAAGAATTTTGGAAAAAGGCTTGAAAGTAACCGGCATCGAACCATCTCCTGCAATGAGAAAAATTGCATTGGATAAATTGGCCGGGAAGGTAAAAATAGTGGATGGTGATTTTTTGAATTTTGAGGGAGTGGAAAAACCTGATACATTTGTAAGTACGTATGCCTTCCACCATCTAACTGATGAAGAAAAAGCAAAGGCTGTAGCCCTTTATGGAAAGATATTGCCCGTTGGTGGTAAAATAGTATTTGCTGATACTATGTATGAATCCAAAGAGGCATTTGAAGCCGCTATTCTAGACGCAAAGGAAAAAGGGTATTACAATCTTGCTGAAGATTTGCAGCGCGAATATTACACTACAATCCCAATACTGAAGAGTATTTTAGAAGACAACGGATTTGATACGCAGTTTTCCCGCTGCAATGAGTTTGTCTGGCTAATGGAAGGTGTAAAAATTAAAAAGTGA
- the mtnN gene encoding 5'-methylthioadenosine/S-adenosylhomocysteine nucleosidase produces MKIAIIGAMEEEVVLLRSNIENQTQEVIAGCEFTLGTMHGAEVVLLRSGIGKVNAAMSTTILLEKFRPDCVINTGSAGGLNPVLNVGDAVISTEIRHHDVDVTAFGYEYGQVPQLPAAFQADEKLVAVAEAAASEIDDIQIVKGLITTGDSFMDNAERVEAVRENFPGVQAVEMEAAAIAQVAHQFGIPFVIIRSLSDIAGKDSGVSFDQFLDKAARNSATLVMKMVSALKNGH; encoded by the coding sequence ATGAAAATCGCAATTATCGGAGCTATGGAAGAAGAAGTTGTTTTATTACGAAGCAATATTGAAAACCAAACACAAGAAGTCATTGCAGGTTGTGAATTCACATTGGGAACGATGCACGGTGCAGAAGTTGTCCTGCTTCGTTCCGGAATTGGCAAAGTGAACGCGGCTATGTCTACGACGATTCTGCTCGAAAAATTTAGGCCGGACTGTGTAATCAATACGGGTTCAGCGGGCGGGCTGAACCCAGTGCTGAACGTTGGCGATGCTGTTATCTCAACAGAAATCCGCCATCATGATGTGGATGTCACAGCATTTGGATATGAATATGGACAAGTTCCGCAGCTGCCAGCCGCGTTCCAGGCGGATGAAAAATTGGTTGCAGTTGCTGAGGCTGCTGCTTCCGAAATAGACGATATCCAGATTGTCAAAGGCTTAATTACAACAGGGGATTCATTTATGGATAATGCAGAGAGGGTAGAGGCTGTCCGTGAGAATTTCCCTGGCGTACAGGCAGTTGAAATGGAAGCAGCTGCAATTGCCCAGGTTGCCCATCAGTTCGGGATTCCTTTTGTGATAATCCGTTCTCTTTCTGATATTGCCGGAAAGGATTCTGGCGTTTCATTTGACCAGTTCCTGGACAAAGCCGCCCGAAACTCTGCAACACTCGTTATGAAAATGGTTTCGGCCTTGAAAAATGGCCATTAG
- a CDS encoding PLP-dependent cysteine synthase family protein, translating to MNVFGSVHELIGNTPIVELKTFERKKGVRIFAKLEFLNPGGSVKDRLGVELLREAMESGKLHPGGTIIEPTAGNTGIGLALAAVNQDVNVIFCVPEKFSLEKQDLMRALGAKVVNTPTEEGMKGAIRKAKELLNDIPGSYCPQQFGNPANPETYYKTLGPEIWEQMDGKIDIFVAGAGTGGTFMGTARYLKDQDKKVKTVIVEPEGSILNGGESGPHKTEGIGMEFLPDYMDRSYFDSIHTVLDDDAFLLVKELAAKEGLLVGSSSGAALHAALLEAEKAPAGTNIVLIFPDGSERYLSKKIYEGGI from the coding sequence ATGAACGTTTTTGGAAGTGTGCATGAATTAATTGGCAATACGCCAATTGTCGAGCTTAAAACATTTGAACGTAAAAAGGGAGTACGTATTTTTGCCAAGCTTGAATTTCTTAATCCCGGAGGAAGTGTCAAGGATCGGCTCGGTGTTGAACTTCTGAGAGAGGCGATGGAAAGTGGTAAACTGCACCCAGGAGGAACAATCATTGAGCCGACTGCGGGAAACACGGGAATTGGCCTTGCACTGGCAGCTGTTAATCAAGATGTAAATGTTATATTCTGCGTTCCGGAAAAGTTCAGCCTTGAAAAACAGGATCTGATGAGGGCTCTTGGTGCCAAAGTCGTCAATACCCCAACTGAAGAAGGAATGAAGGGTGCCATTAGGAAGGCTAAGGAACTTTTGAACGATATTCCTGGCTCCTACTGTCCTCAGCAGTTTGGTAATCCTGCCAATCCTGAAACATATTATAAAACGCTCGGACCCGAAATTTGGGAACAAATGGACGGTAAAATTGATATTTTTGTTGCAGGTGCAGGCACCGGCGGTACATTCATGGGAACCGCCAGATACTTAAAGGATCAAGATAAAAAGGTGAAGACAGTCATTGTGGAACCAGAAGGATCCATCCTTAACGGTGGCGAATCCGGTCCCCATAAGACAGAAGGGATCGGAATGGAGTTCCTCCCCGACTATATGGACCGAAGTTATTTTGATTCCATCCATACGGTTCTGGATGACGATGCATTCCTGCTCGTCAAGGAGCTTGCTGCAAAAGAGGGGCTCCTGGTTGGCAGTTCATCCGGCGCGGCTCTGCATGCTGCGCTGCTCGAAGCAGAAAAGGCTCCGGCGGGAACGAATATAGTTTTGATTTTTCCTGATGGAAGCGAACGGTATTTGAGTAAAAAAATATATGAAGGCGGGATATAA
- a CDS encoding bifunctional cystathionine gamma-lyase/homocysteine desulfhydrase has protein sequence MKRKTRLIHGGIPNDPHTGAVSIPIYQVTTYAQEGVGGHKGFEYSRTGNPTRHALEELIKDIEGGNAGFAFGSGMAAMTAVMMLFNSGDHVIMTDDVYGGSFRVMTKVLNRVGIDSTFVDTSNLENIKGEIRPNTRAIFLETPTNPLLKITDIEGVAKLAKEHGLLTIVDNTFSTPYWQNPIELGADIVVHSASKYLGGHSDVIAGLAVVNSQKLAEDLHFVQNSTGGVLGPQDSWLLMRGIKTLGIRMEEMEANTKAIVDFLVSHPGVEKVFYPGLENHPNHELAKKQARGFGGMVSFDVGSAEKADQVLSKVRYFTLAESLGAVESLISVPARMTHASIPAERRAELGITDGLVRISVGIEDAEDLIEDLKNALG, from the coding sequence ATGAAAAGAAAAACAAGACTCATACACGGCGGTATACCAAACGACCCTCATACTGGCGCGGTATCGATTCCAATTTACCAGGTTACCACTTACGCCCAGGAAGGGGTAGGAGGCCATAAGGGCTTTGAATATTCCAGAACTGGAAATCCGACAAGGCATGCACTTGAAGAATTGATTAAGGATATTGAAGGCGGGAATGCGGGGTTCGCATTTGGTTCTGGCATGGCTGCAATGACAGCCGTTATGATGCTGTTCAACTCTGGAGACCACGTAATCATGACCGATGACGTTTATGGTGGATCCTTCCGCGTTATGACGAAGGTTTTGAATCGTGTAGGAATCGATTCTACTTTTGTTGACACAAGCAACCTGGAGAACATCAAAGGGGAAATCAGGCCAAATACAAGGGCGATTTTCCTTGAGACACCAACTAATCCCCTTCTTAAAATCACTGATATTGAGGGTGTAGCCAAATTGGCAAAGGAGCATGGCCTTTTGACAATTGTCGATAATACATTCTCGACACCATATTGGCAGAACCCGATTGAGTTAGGGGCAGATATCGTAGTGCATAGCGCCTCAAAATACCTTGGCGGGCATAGTGATGTAATAGCAGGACTTGCGGTAGTTAATAGCCAGAAGCTGGCTGAGGACCTCCATTTTGTACAAAATTCAACTGGAGGCGTCCTTGGGCCGCAGGACTCCTGGCTGCTAATGAGGGGTATCAAAACATTGGGAATCCGCATGGAAGAAATGGAGGCTAATACAAAAGCAATCGTTGATTTTCTAGTTAGCCATCCAGGAGTAGAAAAAGTCTTTTACCCAGGACTTGAAAACCATCCAAACCATGAACTTGCCAAAAAGCAGGCGCGCGGATTCGGAGGTATGGTTTCCTTTGATGTGGGAAGTGCTGAGAAAGCTGATCAGGTCTTGAGCAAAGTGCGTTACTTTACGCTTGCGGAAAGCCTTGGTGCGGTAGAAAGCCTTATCTCGGTGCCGGCGCGGATGACACATGCTTCAATCCCGGCGGAACGTAGGGCTGAGCTTGGGATTACTGACGGCCTCGTCAGGATTTCGGTTGGTATTGAGGATGCCGAGGATCTGATTGAAGACCTTAAGAATGCATTGGGATAA
- a CDS encoding YrhC family protein encodes MMNQAKELYEKMCDARWLGIVLLAVGSFFYLGTILPTGPVSDIDLTGMSVASLVFLAGSILFFLKSKEYRKKLMEHEDGEEYFL; translated from the coding sequence ATGATGAATCAGGCAAAAGAACTTTATGAAAAAATGTGTGATGCCAGGTGGCTTGGAATTGTGCTCTTAGCTGTTGGCTCGTTCTTTTATCTAGGCACAATTCTTCCTACAGGTCCGGTAAGTGATATCGACCTGACTGGTATGTCGGTAGCTTCCCTGGTTTTCCTGGCAGGTTCAATTTTGTTCTTCCTGAAATCTAAGGAATACAGGAAAAAGTTGATGGAGCACGAAGACGGAGAAGAATATTTCTTATAA
- a CDS encoding YrzI family small protein — MTLNIFFITVTIKRRKMNPEEIMRREYIEKITEENKDRQFSMYRPF; from the coding sequence ATGACACTGAATATTTTCTTTATCACTGTGACGATTAAACGCCGCAAAATGAACCCGGAAGAAATTATGAGACGGGAATACATTGAGAAAATTACCGAGGAAAACAAAGATCGCCAATTTTCCATGTACCGCCCGTTTTAA
- a CDS encoding YrzI family small protein: MTLHIFFFTITIKLREYSPEELISLVQTRQITEKDNKIRFNYYRPF; encoded by the coding sequence ATGACTCTTCACATTTTCTTTTTTACAATTACAATCAAGCTGAGGGAATATAGCCCCGAAGAATTGATTTCATTAGTGCAAACCAGACAGATTACCGAAAAGGATAATAAAATCAGGTTCAATTATTACAGACCGTTTTGA
- the sigK gene encoding RNA polymerase sporulation sigma factor SigK, whose translation MSSILTALGYMVKEIIFLVSYVKNNAFPQPLSSADEKKYLKLMAAGDANARNLLIEHNLRLVAHIVKKFENTGEDPEDLISIGTIGLIKAIESYSDGKGTKLATYAARCIENEILMHLRALKKTKKDVSLHDPIGQDKEGNEISLIDVLKSESEDVIDTIQLNMELEKIKQFIGVLDAREKEVIVGRFGLDLQKEKTQREIAKELGISRSYVSRIEKRALMKMFHEFYRAEKDKRKKGKSS comes from the coding sequence ATGTCCAGTATTTTGACTGCACTTGGATACATGGTAAAAGAAATTATCTTTCTCGTTTCGTATGTGAAAAACAATGCCTTTCCTCAGCCCTTGTCCTCTGCTGATGAGAAAAAGTACCTCAAGCTAATGGCTGCAGGGGATGCGAATGCCCGTAATCTCCTTATTGAGCACAATCTCCGGTTGGTAGCCCATATAGTGAAAAAATTCGAGAATACCGGAGAGGATCCCGAAGACTTAATCAGCATTGGTACCATTGGACTTATTAAGGCAATTGAAAGCTATTCGGATGGTAAGGGTACAAAACTCGCAACCTATGCTGCAAGATGCATAGAAAATGAAATTCTTATGCATTTGAGAGCGCTTAAAAAGACAAAAAAAGATGTTTCGCTACATGACCCTATTGGTCAGGATAAGGAGGGTAATGAAATTTCACTTATTGATGTACTAAAGTCCGAATCAGAGGATGTAATTGATACTATACAGCTAAATATGGAATTAGAAAAAATTAAACAGTTTATCGGAGTGCTTGATGCCCGCGAAAAAGAAGTCATAGTTGGAAGATTCGGGCTCGATCTCCAAAAGGAAAAAACGCAGCGTGAAATTGCCAAGGAACTCGGAATTTCAAGAAGTTATGTTTCAAGAATAGAAAAGAGAGCTCTAATGAAAATGTTCCATGAGTTTTACCGCGCAGAAAAAGATAAAAGGAAAAAGGGAAAGAGCAGCTGA